The DNA segment tggctattacagaggctgtgaaggaggcaatttggcttcaaggattgctaaaggagcttggtgttgaacaaaaaggtatcacaattttttgtgatagtcaaagtgctattcaattagcgaagaaccaagtttatcatgcaaggacgaagcacattgatgttcggtatcatttcgtacgagaaatcatagaagaaggtggagtcacggtgaagaaaattcatactacagagaatcctgctgatatgctgacaaaggtggtgactgcggtcaagtttcaacattgtttggatttgatcaacattgttgaacactgaagattgaagatgaagacacaaccaaaatttgttattgagagaaaattgaagatgtggaattttgccaaggtggagatttgtcgAATGCCAAAATGTCCTACATCGGCTGAAGGAAGAAAGTTGTTGGGAATTTcaccctataaaaggaggcctaatgtttaggatttaaacacacctctcatttgccttcttatcttcttaaggcatttgtatcttctctctttagtattatttcacttgtattttggagtggaataaaatattggttgtgtccgaggaagtaggcaaaattggccgaacctcgtaaattctgatgttccttttattgttgttttattatcttatttattatttggtggctgccataattttttgatatagtagttgtgactcattcacactatatacattgaCTTCCGCAACAAGACTAACTTCTTCAACTCCTTTGTTTAAGCTAATCGATGATGCTAAATCAGAGTCTTCTATCACTATTGTGTAATTCTTCTCTGTGTGGTTCAAAAGATCTCTGGAAATATTTACTGATTACTTTGTTTAGTTTCTTATTGGATGCCAAGTATGCATCAACTTCATTAGATAAGCTGGATTCTCCACCTCTTTTTCTACGGAGAGATGATTCGAGTAGTTGAACACGTCCCTTTATCTGTGAGAAAGCGTCTTTAACGACGCTACAAGTATCCAAAACATTGAGGGACACATCAGAGATTTGTTCAAGTAATTTGACATGTTTTTCAAGGGAGAGAACATGTTGGTTGATTGGCAAATGGAGGACATCATCAACGCATTCGTATAATTTTCTAAGACCGTCCAATCTTTGGAATATTTTAGAGCGAGAAGATGTGGAAGTTAATTCAGATGACTTCAACCTTTGCAACTGCTCCACTGCACTTGCAATAAGAGGATGAGTTGCAGTAGGCAAACTCGTGGAACGAACATGGTTTGTCGCCATTTGATTTTCCATTTGAAGCTCTTGTCTTAACTTTGCTAGTGCAGATTGATGAGTTTGAAGAATGTGGATGATGAAAGGTTGGGTCTTGGAATGGTTTGGATCAAGATGTTAACAATTTATATATAGCTAGTTGAAGACAGAGATAATAATTTTACATGTTTAGCCAAGTTGTCATGTCTCTGATCCTCTGAATGCTCCTTCTTTTATGTCAATATTGTTTTCTCATTCATGTACATTGTTTTGATAATAAAATACTTGAATATTCTTTAACCACCAGGGTTACCACTCAGTTTCCGAGCAAAACATTGCAGCATTATTATATGTCCAATATGTATGTGAGccgaaggggagccttggagcaacggtcAAGTTGTCTCCGTGTGATCTATAGGTCAAGGGTTCGAGCCATGGAATCAGCCACTGATCAGTGTAGGCTGCCTACGTCACACCCCTCGGGCTATGGCCCTACCATGAACCGTGTATGAACACGGATGCTTTTGCATCGGGCTGCCTTTTTATGTATGTGAGCTGATTTTAGAGATTTGAGGGAGCAATAAGAATCTTGAAAGTCTGTCATATTTAATTTATATCAATATCACACGTTTGAGATATATGTAATCTGCTCAAATGCCAAGGGGCTAGATTTGTGTACGGTTCTGTGTACCAGTCCTTGAATCTATTCATTATATGCAACAGTAAGCTTGTGCGactacaaacaacaacaacaaactcggTGTAATTCCACGAGTGGGGTCTGGAAGTTTGTGCGACTGTTTCTTGGAAATGGCATTATAACATGCTTAGGTCGAATGTGAAGTCTGATAAAAttggaattttttttctttaggaTTGTCACACTTGCAGTGGAAGGTCCGTTTGGACTACCTTTTGAAGTTTTCCAGAAAAGCTTTGCAAGACAGGCCATAACACAGAAATGAGAAGAAATGACTGTGCCGTTGGTCTACTTGTGAGGAAACAAGTGGAATCCTTTCAGTTCAGTAACAAATGACAAACATTAATTAATTGATCTTTATGTTTTAGCAATAAGTATTAGCATACAACTAGTCAAACGTAACAGCCTCGTTTGTTCTGATATTTTTTGACTGCTATGGTGAAGTGTTGTCAGAGGCGGACCTATGCTATATAATTAGGGGTCACCATCACTCGTAAAGTACCGCAAAaactacatatatatatgtatgtctTTAGAAAATAGTAATATATAAGTAGTGGCACCCTATATTCAAGCAGATTTTTGCTGAATCCAAAAGTGCACCCACGAGCTTCAAATCCCGGATCCGAAAAACTCGACCTTTATAGTGAATGGCTATTATAAAAGGATGTTGTTATAAAGAGGTCTGACCGTAATTCTACAATAGTTTGTTTCCAAGGAGAAGGTTTGAAGatatcaaaaatataaaatagaCTATTGATCAATATTATCTGCATAATTTTGAAGGATAGTTGCTggcaaaatttgttacacttgttGTATTCCATATGACAAAATTATATATCCAAGACACAAATTTTTTACATTTCTAACACTCTCTAGGATAAAATAGTATACACAAGATTGGAATCCCATATACTAATCACAGCACAAATTAGTGACTGAGAATGTTGAGAAGGGAAACTCTATTTTTCAATAGAAGCCTAAAAATAGCTCCCAACCCATCCTCCAGTTCTTGAATGCTTGACTCAAATACCTGCAGTTTTTTAGCTGCATTTAGTATCTGTGAATGATCTATCTTCTCGTTTCGTAGAAGAAGCAACAACTCCATGTTTATCTTCTCTATTTCAATATCAATTCCTTCACATGAAACTCTCTTTGGCTTCAATAACTTTGAGACCAAAGACCAACTATTCTGTTTTGATATCATCTTTGTATGGGAAATGAATGATGAAGTTGACTCCAATACCATAAGAGTAACATCTTCAACTCCTTTAATTAAACTAACCAATGATGTAAGTTCAGAGTTTTCTACTACTATTGTCTGATCATTTTCTTTCTTATGCAAATTTCTGAATCCTTTGCAAATCACTTTGTTCAGTTTCTTATTAGATGCTATGTACACGCCGACTTCATTGGATAAGCTGAATTCTCCACCTCTTCTTCTACGTAGAGATGATTCGAGTAGTCGAACACGTTCTTTCATCTGTGAGAAAGCGTCTTTAGTGATGCTACAAGTATCCAAAACCTTGAGGGAACTGTTAGAAACTTGTTCCATTAATTTAACATGTTTTTCATAGGAGAGAACTTGTTGGCTAAGTGGCAAATGGAGGACATCGTCAACACATTCGTATAATTTTCTGAGACCATCCAATTTTTGGCATATTGTTGAATGAGAAGAAGAGGAAGTTCCTTCGGATGACTTCAACCTTTGCAACTGCTCCTCTGCACTGGCAATGAGAGGATGAGTTATCGTAGGCAAGCTCGTGGAACGAACGAGATTTGTCGCCATTTGATTTTCCATTTGAAGCTGTTGTCTTAACTTTTCTAGTGCAGATTGATGAGTTTGAAGAATGTGGATGAGGAAAGGTTGTTTCTTGGTGAATGGTTTAGACCAAAATGTTGGAAGTTTATTTATATACAAACTGCAAAGACAATAAAACAAAGAGTAATATTCTAAACTGTTTAGCCAAGTTGTCATGTCTCTGATCCTCTGAATGCTCCTCCTATTCCGCCTTTGTCTCATACCATGTATTTAGTTTTTAATAATGTCGTACTTTAATATTCCACAGCAACCAGGTTTTTTGAGATTTCATGGAGCAATAAGGGGTGCCTTGGCGTAACTTGTAAAATTGTTGTCATGTCATCATGAGGGCATGGGTTCGAGTTGTGGAAATAGCCTcttacaaaaatatataataagtctgcgtacaatagacctttgTGGTCCGACCCTTCTCCGAACCCGCGCATAACCGATGCTTAGTGCACCGCACTGCCTTTTTATTTTAGGGAGCAATAAGGATCTTGAAAGCCTGTCATATCTAAATTATATCAATTGCACACGTTTGAGATAAATGTGATCAGCTCACATGTCAAGGGGCTAGATGTTTGTACGGTTCAGTGTACCAATCCTTTAATCTAATTCATTCATTACTCCAATATACAACAGTTAGCTTGTGAGACTGTTTCTTGGAAATGGCATTAAAACAGGTGTGATTTaattggattttttttttccCTTCATATCTTCACACTTGCAGTTGAACATTGTCCCTATGCACTTATTCTAAAAACCTTGTAGGCTATATTAATGGACGAAGTGCACAAATAGCTGTTTTTaggaaacccccccccccccaccaccaccaccaccaccaccaccaccaccaccaccaccaattTAAAGAATAGCCTAAGTTTacaaattttttataatttagctACCTTAGAATCAACTTCAGAAATACAGATATGAAAACTAGACTGATAGAAAGAAAGGACGGGGCAACAGGTACTTCTCGACCCTATCTCCAAGAGACAGTTGAACCAGCTACTCATGAATGCTGCCGGGTTGGACAAGCCAATAACTCGAAGGCGTTCGGTCTGTTTTTTGAGCAAGAATACCAATAATTCGAAGGCGTTCGGTCTGTTTTTTGAGCAAGAATACCAATAATTCAAAGGCGTTCGGTCTATTTTTTGAACAAGAATCATTGCCTTACCTTTTTTTCACCATGATACGGACTTCAAGTTATCATGGCAGAGTACAAGGAAGTTTTCAAACTCAGACCTTCAGGTCTAGAGTTGGGCTCTTCTCTGACTTTTCAGACTTCACACCTTCGGATATGAAGTTAGGATTTGGCTAGCCCAACTTCAAAAGGTTCATCTGAAGTTTGCCAAAATTAGGTAATGTTACATAGTTTTTAAAAACTGAATATGTTTTACGAAAAAGGTCCTAATATGCACTTGTGCTATATAAAATTGAGCACATTTTCCCTTCGTTAATATATTAGTACATATATGTCCTTATCGTCACATAATTGGTCCATATATGGCCTTGTACTATACGAAATGGAGCACATTTGCCCTTCGTTAATACTTTAGCCCATATATGTCCTTGTTATCACATAGTTGGTCCATATATGCCATTTTCTAAACGGAATCCACCCAAACTAATTAACTCTTTCGTTAACTATATTAAAGTGCATTACAAACACCATTTTCTTTTTAttagtactttttaatttttttctttacctttcttttttcttttcttctattttttttcctttttctttcttcttttttcttttcccattGTTGATGTCTTCTCTATTTTTGTCACCAATTTCACTtgacaaaactcataaattccTGCTAATTTTACTATCACAAACCCCATAGATTCTTTTGACCGGAAGGAGATGAAAATTGTTGGAGAAATTTCTACCTTCACCAAATTAACCAAATTAACACCACTGATTTTTTTTTCTGGTGGTGCTAATTTTATTAATTTGGTGAAGGTAGAAATTTCTCTGACAATTTTTATTCCTTCCGGTCAGAAGAACCTGTGGGGTTTGTGATAAAAAAATTAACAggaatttatgagttttgtcaTGTGAAATTGGTGACCAAAATAGAGAAGGCATCAGCAATGGGAAAAATTGGATATgggagaagaaaaaggaaaaaaaatagaacaaaagaaaaaaaaagtaagaaaagggATAGGTAaagaaaaaactaataaaaagGAAATAGTATTTGTAATGCACTTTAGTATAGTTAAAGAAAGAGCTAATTAGTTTGGGTGGATTCTGTTTCGAAAAGGGCATATATGGACGAACTATGTGACAACAAGGATATATATGGGCTAAAGTATTAACGAAAGACAAATATGCTCCATTTCGTGTAGTACAAAGGCATATATAGACCAGCTATGTGACGGTAAGAGCATATATGTGCCAAAGTATTAACGAAGGGCAAATTTGCTCAATTTCGTATAGTACAAAGGCATATTAGGACTTTTTCCGTATGTTTTAAATAAGGATGCTACAAGCAGTGGCGGTGTCACATGTGTTTAAGGGGTGTCAACCGACACCTCTTTACGGAAAATTacattgtttagttaaataatttatttaaatatatatatgatatatatTGACACCCATTGGCTTCTTATGagtttatttctttatattttggcCCCTCTCCCCCTAGTGAAAATTTTGGTCCCACCACTGACTACAAGTGGCTACTTGGTGTCATTTCTACTACATTAAGACGAGAAATATTAACTAGGACATAGTAACACAGATCCCTTCCCTTGGACTTGGGCCACTTTCTTATGAATGTTCCAATGCACCTTTGTAGGGAAAGTGCATAGATAGTCATTCTCAAGGATGCTATTTAGAGATTAGCTAGAActttgtttaccctcaaaatcggataaaaATTGAATTTgcaagtggttttaaggatacgtagattAAATTGATACAAAGCAATAAATTAAATTGTGATTGAAATGAAGTatgataaagtaaattcaaaccCCATGAATTGAACAGTTACAGCCTTGGGAGGTGAGCCATCCTTGAGTAAAATGTACTTCGATTAGTGTCAAGACACAATTGAACAAGAActttaaaaagaaaataacagtATATAGCTTTTGAATGTGTATAACAATGTTCTTTATAAATAATCAGaccccttttatatagtaggggagtcttACTTTGGTTACAATtctaaaaaagataaaaatctgcTGATTTGCTGATTTGTCGATTCCTTATTGATACGTGGCGATATTCCCGCCGTAAAAATCGACCAGTCACGAATATTTCGGCCTTCTGTTATTTCTATATTCCGTTGGTTACACTGACAATGTTTTCTCGAGCTCGTTTGGGATCGGGGTCGATTCTGGGATCATGGATATAATGTTCTCGAGGACGGACATTCTAACCTTGTGTTCCATCTCGATAGGTCTTGGGGTCGATCTCCAACTCCTCATGTTCCGAGCCCGATCTCTCGTATAGTAGACGAGTTTTATTTCGaccatatatagatagttcaCTCATTTTTCAGAGAGTAAACGACGAGAAACAATATGAGCTGTCGATTCTTACCTCAGTACTCTGCGTCAGAAATGATAAAATGAGTGAAACATCTCGTTAGTCATGTCTTAATGGCATTAAATGCTTGTCATTTGTTGGTCGGCCACTCCTGTATTTGAACCGTCATTTGAAAGCTATAAATAACCCCTTCTTCATTCATTCAAACTTTACATTCAAACCTTCTCTACTCTTGTTCCTTAGAAATTTCCACATTTTCTATCACTTGTATCATGATTTCTTGAGATCTTTGTAAGAACTTTTGCTTGTCTTCGTTACAAACCATCAAGTGTATCCTTTTAACTTCCTCTTTTCATATTTTACCCTCCATTTAAAAGAAAATGTGAAGACTTTAAAAATAGTCCCCCAAAAAGAAATTGCTTCTACATCACGGCCGACAGGCGAAGAACCAGTGGCGGAACCTCCTCTTAGCACGTTCATTCCTGGCGGGTGCTCGATGACTGCAGATTTTAAGGTTGAAAAACCTTCAGCCGTACCGGGCCGGGGTGAGAAGGTCTCGAGGTAAATCTATTCGATCACTAAACAAATTCTCCCCACAATTAAAAGGGATTGTCAATAGGTCGGCAAAGACGTGGTGGTTCTCGGTCCCCACTACCCACATCGAGGGATACTTAattgtttacacttatcccttttTGCTGGGCTCGTTGGACCCGGTAATCATCCATTTCTGCGAAAGGTATAAGGTGGGCCTTGGTCAGATCCACCCTTCGTTTTGGAGAATCATCATCCTTCTCCGGTTCTTTTTGAGAAAGATCGACGGATGCTTGTTCACCGTTGACCACCTATTATGCCTATACAGTCCCCGATTCTTtcgggggagggggaggggactGATCGCTCAAGAAGGAGTGATCTAAACTCAAGGACAAAAAAAGACACAAAAGCTTAAAGTGTGGACCGCAAATTATGAAGAAAATCATATCAGAGATCTGTGcaaagtgcggtccgcacatgaaATGTGCGGCTGCAGAATCTGGGCAAGAGAAAAAGTTCAGAGAACCTGCATCTCAAGTTCAatagaagtgcggaccgcacaattattggGCGGCCGCAAAAGATCAGCTATGCGGCCGCAGTcacatttgtgcggtccgcagaagagccatgtgcggccgcactcaaaaaTGTACGGACCGCAGAAAGAGAGAAGTACCGTTGTACTTCAGAATTATGCGGCTGCAAGTTTCCAATCCTGTCAGGCCTAAGTAAAGTGCGGATCGCACGTAGAATTGTACGACCGCAGAACCtccgaaagggcatttttgtccgaaaattccagctgtgtataaatagaaAAATTTCACTTTTTTAGGTAAAATTTTGACATCAACAGATACAGTAGTCGTTTCTCTTTACTCCTTTTAGtagtttttcatcttttgagTTATTTTAACATAGATTTTCTCATTTTAAATTtacaatatgagtttaattaacaatttttcttctatttcttctatCTTAAGCATGAGTATCTAGATTttcactagggttgtgacccaaccctagagtGTAATCTTAATAGGTGTTTGATTTATTGTTTGTTCATGGTTGGGCTTTTActatttagccttgttcttgctttttcttgtagaattaatggttgcaaacattagttcatgCCGATTTGACctggtctctacttgagaaagagagacttagtctaggaaaacttggctaacaagaaattgggtaaATCAAGAGATTGGTAGTACgaattaaagggttgaacctagagatagtaaaacccgacttgagctttGTATAAATCGCtttgttcaatacccatttggacttgagaacgtcaaattgggcaaaatcacttccTGACCGAGAGGTATTAAGTGGGTACTCAAGTGTTGATAACTATAATACACCCTAACCAGTAAAATAAGCTTTAGagtttacaacccgttaggtAAACACCTATGTGAAGGTCATAACCCTAGGCCATTTATATCgcttgaaaaaaaaacaaaaacaatttcCTAGTTTCATTTCTTAATCTTGCAATCTTAGATTAGAATAGACATAGAACAAATACCAATTTGTGGAAGTACAAATAGAGATAGTTCATACTCATCATGGGCGAAGCCACCTTTAGCaaagggtggtcaactgaccaccTTTCgctgaaaaattacaaaaaattacactgtgtatataagtaaaatattaattttagatatataaaacctatattgaacaccctttgtcggaatttttttctacttctttcaagtttgaacacccttggaAACATTTCTGTCTTCGCCACTGATACTCATACATTGCAATCTATACTCTAAATCCTACGTATAGCTCCCTGtggaattcgaccccgactccttgttgggtattactattaCAATCGACCATTTTATAACCTAAAATAGAGGTGTGAACTTGGACAAGATCAATTTTTGGCATCGTAGCTAGGGAGCTAAATATGGATTTGgctatatatttggttttatgtgtgaattgtcttcttttccttccgtGTTACTGATTTTTGTGAATTAATTGTAGGTGCAACAATGGCCCTCAATAATGATCAACTCGAAAACATGCCTTTGAGGGATGTGGACGTTGATGATGACCAAGTTGAAGAGGTTCCTCTTGATCCTCAAGCAAATAGAAGAGGCTGAGCGCCTCAAGACAACATCCTAATTCCATCTCCACCTCCACCAAGAGCTTCTCCACACTGGGTGTTGTTGAATGAAGGGTATGCATGTGCCATAGTCCCACCCCGTATTAGGGCGGACAACTTTCAAATCATGAATGCAATTCTCACATTGCTAGAGCAATAGGGATTCTTCATCGGGGCTCCGAGTCAAAATTCATACAAATacttgaaggggtttgtggacaCTTATTGGAGGAGTAAACAGAAAAACGTCTCCAAGGATGCTTTAAGGTTGAGGCTATTTCCTTTCTCTCTACGAGGGAAAACCTTGGATTGGTTAGAGAGACTGCCAAACCATTccatccatacatgggatgaattggcggagaaATTTATTTCTAAGTTCTTTTCTCCCGGGCATATGGCTACTCTTAGAGACGAGATTCTACCATTCAAACAAGCGCCTAATAAGTTGTTGCGTGAAATATGGGCGAGGTACCGAACAATGGTCAAAGAGTAACCCAATAATGATATGAaggaggctatgattcaacaaattTCTATCGGGTGATCAATACAACTAATCAATGCGTGGTTAATCAACTTTCTGGTAGAAATTTCATGACAACACCATATGCGAAAGCTTGTGAGATCTTAGATGAAATGGCAGATACTTCATCGGCATGGCAAAGCAGAGTaaatgttcctcaaggtgatccGAACTTGATTCACCTACATAAATAAttgcatgatcatgggcaagccaTTGCCGAGTTGACCACCACAATGATCAATTAGCCAAGGCTCAACTTTAACAAGTGCAAAGTCCTAAGCAAGTCAATGCCATGGAGGGAGTTAGTATGATGGCAAACAAAAGAAGGCCTAAGGGTCCACAAGTGCAAAACCGTGTGAAGAATTATGTGCAAGAAGATAGTAGGTTTGACCAAGATGAATTTTACAATGAATAAGATGAGgaagtgcaatacgtgaacaacttTCACGGGCCAAGAAACAACTCTCAAGGCCTGAATCAATAACAATGGCGACCTCAAGGTAATCAAGGTAATTGAAGTGGTGGcaacaaccaagggaattggaataaaAATAACAACCAAAGAAATTGGAGTGGTGGAAATAACTAAGGCAATAGGAGTGGTGGAAATAACTAAGGcaattggagtggcaacaacCAAGGATATTGGGGAGGCAACAACAAGGGGGGATAGAACAATAATCAAGGcaatcgggggtcgggttttcaaaggcccccgatgtatcaacaatTGAGCAACCCACTTCATTATCCTTCCCATGGTccaagttcttccaacaatgagatgggatGAATTGAGAGTATATTCAAACAAATGATAGAAAAGAATGTCGACTCCGATGCCCAACTAGCCTCACACAACACATCAACTCACAACTTGAAAATTCAAATGGGGCAAATCTCTCAAGATCTAAACACTCGTCCTAAGGGAGCACCAACAAGTGACACAGTGGTGAatccaaagggtgggaacaacacgGGACATGCCATGGACGTTACTACAAGGAGTGGAAAAGGTAGGGATGTACCCATCTCAAGTCAAAGGAAACTTGTGGATGATGAGCAAGTGGTACAAGAAGATGAGACCCCGAACAATATGGTGCAAGCAAATGATGAActgcggattgatattgatgacaatGTATAAGAGACTCAAGAGGAAATGAACCCATCTAGGGATCACATTATGCACATACTGGAACCGGTAGTGCAAAAGGCTAAGGCGCCAATGCCTaggcctcctcctccatatcCTCAAAGGTTTTCCAAGAAAAATGGCGAAAATCAATTCAAAaggttcattgacatgatgaagagtatGTCAATCAATGTGCCATTGTTTGAAACCTTTAAGAAAATGCCCGGTTATGCAAAGTTTATGA comes from the Nicotiana sylvestris chromosome 4, ASM39365v2, whole genome shotgun sequence genome and includes:
- the LOC104227172 gene encoding uncharacterized protein, which produces MATNLVRSTSLPTITHPLIASAEEQLQRLKSSEGTSSSSHSTICQKLDGLRKLYECVDDVLHLPLSQQVLSYEKHVKLMEQVSNSSLKVLDTCSITKDAFSQMKERVRLLESSLRRRRGGEFSLSNEVGVYIASNKKLNKVICKGFRNLHKKENDQTIVVENSELTSLVSLIKGVEDVTLMVLESTSSFISHTKMISKQNSWSLVSKLLKPKRVSCEGIDIEIEKINMELLLLLRNEKIDHSQILNAAKKLQVFESSIQELEDGLGAIFRLLLKNRVSLLNILSH
- the LOC104227171 gene encoding uncharacterized protein; translated protein: MATNHVRSTSLPTATHPLIASAVEQLQRLKSSELTSTSSRSKIFQRLDGLRKLYECVDDVLHLPINQHVLSLEKHVKLLEQISDVSLNVLDTCSVVKDAFSQIKGRVQLLESSLRRKRGGESSLSNEVDAYLASNKKLNKSMPSPNNKKSNKVYFGSKLMRVNSFSSWATCDEMTLQYANKRLELAVEIAIEDLEGELECIIRRLIRTKVSLLNILTY